A stretch of Henckelia pumila isolate YLH828 chromosome 4, ASM3356847v2, whole genome shotgun sequence DNA encodes these proteins:
- the LOC140863865 gene encoding regulator of telomere elongation helicase 1 homolog isoform X1 produces the protein MPTYKIRGIDVDFPYEAYDCQIVYMEKVIQSLQDKCNALLESPTGTGKTLCLLCATLAWRKSLGDFSRGWSERSHTRGSQFTDEELSQSRSSKYPTIIYTSRTHSQIRQVIQELKRSNYRPKMVVLGSREQLCIHDEVSQLHGKTQTNACHALCKKRTKRYCAHFSRVTEFLKNNSSLGDDPIDIEDLVNLGRSSGPCPYYLSRELHKAVDILFAPYNYLIDRGNRKSLTIDWNNSILIFDEAHNLEGLCADAASFDLPSSLLSACISEAKNCVDLSITRRDMSNDKSCNPDNFAILRALLMKLEKRIAEVPIESRELGFTKAGPYIYELLSELNITQETATMLMNIIDKACVLLEEDANTSESGGLNKTNGFVCRLESMGDILRLIFRDNSTAHAQYYRLHVQEVEAKVADAFKAKTSRTFSWWCFNPGIAMEEFLRLGVGSIILTSGTLSPLDSFAEELKLEFPVRLENPHVISGNQIWAGVAPVGPSGYSFNSSYRNRGSVEYKVELGNAIVNFARIVPDGLLVFFPSYYLMEQCIDCWKTNGQQNSANSNTIWERMCKFKSPVVEPRQASLFSLAIEDYMNNLKEATTSGAIFFAVCRGKVSEGLDFADHAGRAVVITGLPFAAMAEPKVRLKREYLDQQAHSKMINIKGLTGEEWYSQQASRAVNQAVGRVIRHQHDYGAILFCDERFTYSNRQSQISRWIQPHVKCYSKFGDVVYTLTRFFRDGGTRGPTKLELARSEYQENLKVSESQLLGKFHLNKPLVPQTTPIHPTFSLETASSVKQIKQGNISGKLREIVPANRSHLTPDKSFQDSTVICSSDLNPRKRTLIVSANQKIDGLDEDTGELIAPCSSKKPSLLITGPNQSKHDEKFEMQLKNLLKYEHLQVTENFSSENPQENVEVLVGDEFFSQKKNVALTNREHLHKDVVSQTVPHNDEKRGSAFLSQVREKLDDAEYKEFVNFMKALKSKAMKIDLVLQSIARLFSFPDRISLLHGFKEYVPVKYQSLYEHYSCKATDRNEGVI, from the exons ATGCCCACATACAAAATCAGGGGAATCGATGTGGATTTCCCTTACGAGGCCTACGATTGCCAGATCGTTTACATGGAAAAAGTTATCCAGTCTCTTCAAGAC AAATGTAATGCACTATTGGAAAGTCCCACTGGAACCGGAAAGACGTTGTGTCTTTTATGTGCCACATTAGCTTGGAGGAAAAGTTTGGGTGATTTTTCAAGAGGTTGGAGTGAAAGAAGTCATACAAGAGGAAGCCAATTTACAGATGAAGAACTGTCGCAATCCCGATCCTCTAAATATCCGACCATAATCTACACATCTCGCACCCACAGCCAGATTCGGCAAGTGATACAAGAGCTGAAGAGGTCCAACTATAG ACCCAAAATGGTGGTGTTGGGATCTCGAGAGCAATTGTGCATTCATGACGAAGTAAGTCAACTTCATGGAAAGACGCAGACAAATGCTTGTCATGCCCTATGCAAAAAACGTACCAAAAGATATTGTGCTCACTTTTCACGTGTTACAG aatttttgaagaataaTTCAAGTCTTGGAGATGATCCAATTGATATTGAGGACTTGGTCAATCTTGGGAGAAGCTCGGGACC GTGCCCCTATTACCTGTCGAGGGAGTTGCACAAAGCTGTTGACATCTTATTTGCACCCTACAACTATCTTATTGATCGTGGAAATAGAAAATCACTAACCATTGATTGGAATAACAGCATCCTCATTTTTGATGAAGCTCATAACTTA GAAGGTTTGTGTGCTGATGCAGCCTCTTTTGACCTGCCTTCAAGCCTATTGTCAGCTTGCATATCTGAGGCGAAAAATTGTGTTGATCTTTCTATTACTAGAAGGGACATGTCAAATGATAAATCTTGTAATCCGGATAATTTTGCTATTCTCCGAG CCCTTCTAATGAAGCTGGAGAAGCGAATAGCTGAGGTGCCTATTGAATCGAGAGAGTTAGGGTTTACAAAAGCTGGGCCCTACATATATGAGCTATTATCTGAGCTAAATATAACTCAGGAAACAGCTACCATGCTCatgaatatcatcgataaagcaTGTGTGCTTCTTGAAGAAG ATGCAAACACCAGTGAAAGTGGAGGATTGAATAAAACGAATGGATTTGTTTGCAGATTAGAGAGCATGGGTGACATTCTTAGACTAATTTTTAGAGATAACAGTACTGCTCACGCCCAATACTATCGG CTTCATGTCCAGGAAGTTGAAGCTAAAGTTGCAGATGCCTTTAAAG CGAAAACTTCAAGAACATTTAGCTGGTGGTGCTTCAATCCGGGAATCGCGATGGAAGAATTCTTGAGACTGGGTGTTGGATCCATCATTTTGACATCTGGCACATTATCACCGCTTGATTCATTTGCAGAAGAATTGAAGTT AGAATTTCCTGTTCGTTTGGAGAATCCTCACGTTATATCAGGAAATCAGATATGGGCTGGAGTTGCACCAGTTGGGCCATCTGGCTATTCTTTCAATTCTTCTTATCGCAATCGTGGTTCTGTTGAGTACAAGGTGGAACTTGGCAATGCTATTG TCAATTTTGCAAGAATTGTACCAGATGGGCTCTTGGTATTTTTTCCATCTTACTACCTTATGGAGCAATGCATCGACTGCTGGAAAACTAAT GGCCAACAAAATTCAGCTAATTCAAATACAATCTGGGAAAGAATGTGCAAGTTCAAGTCACCTGTTGTGGAACCAAGGCAAGCCTCACTTTTTTCTCTGGCAATTGAA GATTATATGAATAACTTAAAGGAGGCAACAACTTCTGGGGCTATATTTTTTGCTGTTTGTCGCGGAAAG GTGAGTGAAGGCTTGGACTTTGCTGACCATGCTGGCAGAGCTGTGGTCATCACTGGCTTACCATTTGCTGCCATGGCTGAACCCAAG GTTCGCCTGAAGCGTGAGTACTTGGATCAACAGGCACACTCTAAAATGATCAACATCAAG GGTTTGACTGGAGAAGAGTGGTACTCTCAACAAGCATCACGGGCTGTAAATCAGGCTGTTGGTCGTGTCATTCGTCATCAACATGATTATGGAGCAATTCTATTTTGTGATGAGAG GTTCACATATTCGAACCGTCAATCTCAAATCTCCCGGTGGATACAACCTCACGTCAAA TGTTACTCGAAATTTGGTGATGTAGTTTACACATTGACTCGATTTTTTCGAGATGGAGGAACTCGTGGCCCTACGAAACTAGAATTGGCGCGAAGTGAATATCAGG AAAATCTGAAAGTTTCAGAAAGCCAACTTCTGGGCAAGTTTCACCTTAACAAGCCTCTTGTTCCCCAG ACTACACCCATACACCCAACTTTCTCCTTGGAGACAGCATCTTCTGTCAAACAAATCAAACAAGGAAATATTTCTGGCAAGCTTAGAGAGATAGTTCCTGCCAACCGCTCACATCTGACTCCAGACAAGTCTTTTCAAGATTCAACGGTGATTTGCTCGAGTGATTTAAACCCAAGGAAAAGAACTTTGATCGTAAGTGCAAACCAAAAAATTGATGGTTTGGATGAAGATACTGGTGAACTGATTGCACCTTGCTCATCGAAGAAACCTAGCTTATTGATAACAGGGCCCaatcaatcaaaacatgatgagaagtttgaaatgcaGTTGAAAAATTTACTAAAATATGAACACCTTCAAGTGACCGAGAATTTCAGTTCTGAGAATCCTCAAGAAAATGTAGAAGTCCTGGTTGGTGATGAATTTTTTTCCCAAAAGAAAAATGTGGCACTTACAAATCGGGAACACTTACACAAGGATGTTGTTTCTCAGACTGTGCCTCATAATGACGAGAAAAGGGGATCAGCTTTTCTCTCTCAG GTTCGAGAAAAGCTTGATGATGCCGAGTATAAAGAATTTGTGAACTTTATGAAGGCACTGAAGTCAAAAGCAATGAAGATCGACCTTGTTCTGCAATCAATTGCAAGATTATTTTCTTTTCCTGACAGGATCTCACTTCTTCACGg ATTCAAGGAGTATGTTCCAGTGAAATATCAATCTTTGTATGAACATTACTCATGCAAGGCCACAGACAGAAATGAGGGTGTAATTTAA
- the LOC140863865 gene encoding regulator of telomere elongation helicase 1 homolog isoform X2: MIQLILRTWSILGEARDRRCPYYLSRELHKAVDILFAPYNYLIDRGNRKSLTIDWNNSILIFDEAHNLEGLCADAASFDLPSSLLSACISEAKNCVDLSITRRDMSNDKSCNPDNFAILRALLMKLEKRIAEVPIESRELGFTKAGPYIYELLSELNITQETATMLMNIIDKACVLLEEDANTSESGGLNKTNGFVCRLESMGDILRLIFRDNSTAHAQYYRLHVQEVEAKVADAFKAKTSRTFSWWCFNPGIAMEEFLRLGVGSIILTSGTLSPLDSFAEELKLEFPVRLENPHVISGNQIWAGVAPVGPSGYSFNSSYRNRGSVEYKVELGNAIVNFARIVPDGLLVFFPSYYLMEQCIDCWKTNGQQNSANSNTIWERMCKFKSPVVEPRQASLFSLAIEDYMNNLKEATTSGAIFFAVCRGKVSEGLDFADHAGRAVVITGLPFAAMAEPKVRLKREYLDQQAHSKMINIKGLTGEEWYSQQASRAVNQAVGRVIRHQHDYGAILFCDERFTYSNRQSQISRWIQPHVKCYSKFGDVVYTLTRFFRDGGTRGPTKLELARSEYQENLKVSESQLLGKFHLNKPLVPQTTPIHPTFSLETASSVKQIKQGNISGKLREIVPANRSHLTPDKSFQDSTVICSSDLNPRKRTLIVSANQKIDGLDEDTGELIAPCSSKKPSLLITGPNQSKHDEKFEMQLKNLLKYEHLQVTENFSSENPQENVEVLVGDEFFSQKKNVALTNREHLHKDVVSQTVPHNDEKRGSAFLSQVREKLDDAEYKEFVNFMKALKSKAMKIDLVLQSIARLFSFPDRISLLHGFKEYVPVKYQSLYEHYSCKATDRNEGVI, from the exons ATGATCCAATTGATATTGAGGACTTGGTCAATCTTGGGAGAAGCTCGGGACCGTAG GTGCCCCTATTACCTGTCGAGGGAGTTGCACAAAGCTGTTGACATCTTATTTGCACCCTACAACTATCTTATTGATCGTGGAAATAGAAAATCACTAACCATTGATTGGAATAACAGCATCCTCATTTTTGATGAAGCTCATAACTTA GAAGGTTTGTGTGCTGATGCAGCCTCTTTTGACCTGCCTTCAAGCCTATTGTCAGCTTGCATATCTGAGGCGAAAAATTGTGTTGATCTTTCTATTACTAGAAGGGACATGTCAAATGATAAATCTTGTAATCCGGATAATTTTGCTATTCTCCGAG CCCTTCTAATGAAGCTGGAGAAGCGAATAGCTGAGGTGCCTATTGAATCGAGAGAGTTAGGGTTTACAAAAGCTGGGCCCTACATATATGAGCTATTATCTGAGCTAAATATAACTCAGGAAACAGCTACCATGCTCatgaatatcatcgataaagcaTGTGTGCTTCTTGAAGAAG ATGCAAACACCAGTGAAAGTGGAGGATTGAATAAAACGAATGGATTTGTTTGCAGATTAGAGAGCATGGGTGACATTCTTAGACTAATTTTTAGAGATAACAGTACTGCTCACGCCCAATACTATCGG CTTCATGTCCAGGAAGTTGAAGCTAAAGTTGCAGATGCCTTTAAAG CGAAAACTTCAAGAACATTTAGCTGGTGGTGCTTCAATCCGGGAATCGCGATGGAAGAATTCTTGAGACTGGGTGTTGGATCCATCATTTTGACATCTGGCACATTATCACCGCTTGATTCATTTGCAGAAGAATTGAAGTT AGAATTTCCTGTTCGTTTGGAGAATCCTCACGTTATATCAGGAAATCAGATATGGGCTGGAGTTGCACCAGTTGGGCCATCTGGCTATTCTTTCAATTCTTCTTATCGCAATCGTGGTTCTGTTGAGTACAAGGTGGAACTTGGCAATGCTATTG TCAATTTTGCAAGAATTGTACCAGATGGGCTCTTGGTATTTTTTCCATCTTACTACCTTATGGAGCAATGCATCGACTGCTGGAAAACTAAT GGCCAACAAAATTCAGCTAATTCAAATACAATCTGGGAAAGAATGTGCAAGTTCAAGTCACCTGTTGTGGAACCAAGGCAAGCCTCACTTTTTTCTCTGGCAATTGAA GATTATATGAATAACTTAAAGGAGGCAACAACTTCTGGGGCTATATTTTTTGCTGTTTGTCGCGGAAAG GTGAGTGAAGGCTTGGACTTTGCTGACCATGCTGGCAGAGCTGTGGTCATCACTGGCTTACCATTTGCTGCCATGGCTGAACCCAAG GTTCGCCTGAAGCGTGAGTACTTGGATCAACAGGCACACTCTAAAATGATCAACATCAAG GGTTTGACTGGAGAAGAGTGGTACTCTCAACAAGCATCACGGGCTGTAAATCAGGCTGTTGGTCGTGTCATTCGTCATCAACATGATTATGGAGCAATTCTATTTTGTGATGAGAG GTTCACATATTCGAACCGTCAATCTCAAATCTCCCGGTGGATACAACCTCACGTCAAA TGTTACTCGAAATTTGGTGATGTAGTTTACACATTGACTCGATTTTTTCGAGATGGAGGAACTCGTGGCCCTACGAAACTAGAATTGGCGCGAAGTGAATATCAGG AAAATCTGAAAGTTTCAGAAAGCCAACTTCTGGGCAAGTTTCACCTTAACAAGCCTCTTGTTCCCCAG ACTACACCCATACACCCAACTTTCTCCTTGGAGACAGCATCTTCTGTCAAACAAATCAAACAAGGAAATATTTCTGGCAAGCTTAGAGAGATAGTTCCTGCCAACCGCTCACATCTGACTCCAGACAAGTCTTTTCAAGATTCAACGGTGATTTGCTCGAGTGATTTAAACCCAAGGAAAAGAACTTTGATCGTAAGTGCAAACCAAAAAATTGATGGTTTGGATGAAGATACTGGTGAACTGATTGCACCTTGCTCATCGAAGAAACCTAGCTTATTGATAACAGGGCCCaatcaatcaaaacatgatgagaagtttgaaatgcaGTTGAAAAATTTACTAAAATATGAACACCTTCAAGTGACCGAGAATTTCAGTTCTGAGAATCCTCAAGAAAATGTAGAAGTCCTGGTTGGTGATGAATTTTTTTCCCAAAAGAAAAATGTGGCACTTACAAATCGGGAACACTTACACAAGGATGTTGTTTCTCAGACTGTGCCTCATAATGACGAGAAAAGGGGATCAGCTTTTCTCTCTCAG GTTCGAGAAAAGCTTGATGATGCCGAGTATAAAGAATTTGTGAACTTTATGAAGGCACTGAAGTCAAAAGCAATGAAGATCGACCTTGTTCTGCAATCAATTGCAAGATTATTTTCTTTTCCTGACAGGATCTCACTTCTTCACGg ATTCAAGGAGTATGTTCCAGTGAAATATCAATCTTTGTATGAACATTACTCATGCAAGGCCACAGACAGAAATGAGGGTGTAATTTAA
- the LOC140863865 gene encoding regulator of telomere elongation helicase 1 homolog isoform X3, whose protein sequence is MPTYKIRGIDVDFPYEAYDCQIVYMEKVIQSLQDKCNALLESPTGTGKTLCLLCATLAWRKSLGDFSRGWSERSHTRGSQFTDEELSQSRSSKYPTIIYTSRTHSQIRQVIQELKRSNYRPKMVVLGSREQLCIHDEVSQLHGKTQTNACHALCKKRTKRYCAHFSRVTEFLKNNSSLGDDPIDIEDLVNLGRSSGPCPYYLSRELHKAVDILFAPYNYLIDRGNRKSLTIDWNNSILIFDEAHNLEGLCADAASFDLPSSLLSACISEAKNCVDLSITRRDMSNDKSCNPDNFAILRALLMKLEKRIAEVPIESRELGFTKAGPYIYELLSELNITQETATMLMNIIDKACVLLEEDANTSESGGLNKTNGFVCRLESMGDILRLIFRDNSTAHAQYYRLHVQEVEAKVADAFKAKTSRTFSWWCFNPGIAMEEFLRLGVGSIILTSGTLSPLDSFAEELKLEFPVRLENPHVISGNQIWAGVAPVGPSGYSFNSSYRNRGSVEYKVELGNAIVNFARIVPDGLLVFFPSYYLMEQCIDCWKTNGQQNSANSNTIWERMCKFKSPVVEPRQASLFSLAIEDYMNNLKEATTSGAIFFAVCRGKVSEGLDFADHAGRAVVITGLPFAAMAEPKVRLKREYLDQQAHSKMINIKGLTGEEWYSQQASRAVNQAVGRVIRHQHDYGAILFCDERFTYSNRQSQISRWIQPHVKCYSKFGDVVYTLTRFFRDGGTRGPTKLELARSEYQENLKVSESQLLGKFHLNKPLVPQMFPFSLRIVFRLHPYTQLSPWRQHLLSNKSNKEIFLASLER, encoded by the exons ATGCCCACATACAAAATCAGGGGAATCGATGTGGATTTCCCTTACGAGGCCTACGATTGCCAGATCGTTTACATGGAAAAAGTTATCCAGTCTCTTCAAGAC AAATGTAATGCACTATTGGAAAGTCCCACTGGAACCGGAAAGACGTTGTGTCTTTTATGTGCCACATTAGCTTGGAGGAAAAGTTTGGGTGATTTTTCAAGAGGTTGGAGTGAAAGAAGTCATACAAGAGGAAGCCAATTTACAGATGAAGAACTGTCGCAATCCCGATCCTCTAAATATCCGACCATAATCTACACATCTCGCACCCACAGCCAGATTCGGCAAGTGATACAAGAGCTGAAGAGGTCCAACTATAG ACCCAAAATGGTGGTGTTGGGATCTCGAGAGCAATTGTGCATTCATGACGAAGTAAGTCAACTTCATGGAAAGACGCAGACAAATGCTTGTCATGCCCTATGCAAAAAACGTACCAAAAGATATTGTGCTCACTTTTCACGTGTTACAG aatttttgaagaataaTTCAAGTCTTGGAGATGATCCAATTGATATTGAGGACTTGGTCAATCTTGGGAGAAGCTCGGGACC GTGCCCCTATTACCTGTCGAGGGAGTTGCACAAAGCTGTTGACATCTTATTTGCACCCTACAACTATCTTATTGATCGTGGAAATAGAAAATCACTAACCATTGATTGGAATAACAGCATCCTCATTTTTGATGAAGCTCATAACTTA GAAGGTTTGTGTGCTGATGCAGCCTCTTTTGACCTGCCTTCAAGCCTATTGTCAGCTTGCATATCTGAGGCGAAAAATTGTGTTGATCTTTCTATTACTAGAAGGGACATGTCAAATGATAAATCTTGTAATCCGGATAATTTTGCTATTCTCCGAG CCCTTCTAATGAAGCTGGAGAAGCGAATAGCTGAGGTGCCTATTGAATCGAGAGAGTTAGGGTTTACAAAAGCTGGGCCCTACATATATGAGCTATTATCTGAGCTAAATATAACTCAGGAAACAGCTACCATGCTCatgaatatcatcgataaagcaTGTGTGCTTCTTGAAGAAG ATGCAAACACCAGTGAAAGTGGAGGATTGAATAAAACGAATGGATTTGTTTGCAGATTAGAGAGCATGGGTGACATTCTTAGACTAATTTTTAGAGATAACAGTACTGCTCACGCCCAATACTATCGG CTTCATGTCCAGGAAGTTGAAGCTAAAGTTGCAGATGCCTTTAAAG CGAAAACTTCAAGAACATTTAGCTGGTGGTGCTTCAATCCGGGAATCGCGATGGAAGAATTCTTGAGACTGGGTGTTGGATCCATCATTTTGACATCTGGCACATTATCACCGCTTGATTCATTTGCAGAAGAATTGAAGTT AGAATTTCCTGTTCGTTTGGAGAATCCTCACGTTATATCAGGAAATCAGATATGGGCTGGAGTTGCACCAGTTGGGCCATCTGGCTATTCTTTCAATTCTTCTTATCGCAATCGTGGTTCTGTTGAGTACAAGGTGGAACTTGGCAATGCTATTG TCAATTTTGCAAGAATTGTACCAGATGGGCTCTTGGTATTTTTTCCATCTTACTACCTTATGGAGCAATGCATCGACTGCTGGAAAACTAAT GGCCAACAAAATTCAGCTAATTCAAATACAATCTGGGAAAGAATGTGCAAGTTCAAGTCACCTGTTGTGGAACCAAGGCAAGCCTCACTTTTTTCTCTGGCAATTGAA GATTATATGAATAACTTAAAGGAGGCAACAACTTCTGGGGCTATATTTTTTGCTGTTTGTCGCGGAAAG GTGAGTGAAGGCTTGGACTTTGCTGACCATGCTGGCAGAGCTGTGGTCATCACTGGCTTACCATTTGCTGCCATGGCTGAACCCAAG GTTCGCCTGAAGCGTGAGTACTTGGATCAACAGGCACACTCTAAAATGATCAACATCAAG GGTTTGACTGGAGAAGAGTGGTACTCTCAACAAGCATCACGGGCTGTAAATCAGGCTGTTGGTCGTGTCATTCGTCATCAACATGATTATGGAGCAATTCTATTTTGTGATGAGAG GTTCACATATTCGAACCGTCAATCTCAAATCTCCCGGTGGATACAACCTCACGTCAAA TGTTACTCGAAATTTGGTGATGTAGTTTACACATTGACTCGATTTTTTCGAGATGGAGGAACTCGTGGCCCTACGAAACTAGAATTGGCGCGAAGTGAATATCAGG AAAATCTGAAAGTTTCAGAAAGCCAACTTCTGGGCAAGTTTCACCTTAACAAGCCTCTTGTTCCCCAG atgtttcctttttctctccgAATTGTCTTCAGACTACACCCATACACCCAACTTTCTCCTTGGAGACAGCATCTTCTGTCAAACAAATCAAACAAGGAAATATTTCTGGCAAGCTTAGAGAGATAG